The Synergistes jonesii DNA segment TCGGAGGAGAGCGCTATATCAGAGCGCCGAAGGTCTTAGTGAGCGCCATTCTCTTTTGCAGGCAGCAGAGCAGCACGGCGCCGATCAGCGCGCCGGGGACGCAGCTCATGAGGAATGAGCCCGAGAAAAATAAAAATCCGACGCTTTTCCCGATAGCCGGGCCTAGTATCTTCGCCGCGACCCACGCTCCGACTATGCCTGTGCCGGCCGGCTCGGCGCAGGCGGCGCAAAATTTGTATTTTTCCGGCAGAGCGCGCGCG contains these protein-coding regions:
- a CDS encoding energy coupling factor transporter S component ThiW codes for the protein WAVGAAFTTSVVRNMMGTGSLFAFPGSMFGALFVGLAARALPEKYKFCAACAEPAGTGIVGAWVAAKILGPAIGKSVGFLFFSGSFLMSCVPGALIGAVLLCCLQKRMALTKTFGALI